The Streptomyces seoulensis genome contains a region encoding:
- a CDS encoding polysaccharide deacetylase family protein produces MRHVGQNDKLRARSRSLAVRCSVAALATAAALTGCSGSGSAPAGRQGPADAPDATSARLAEQRRMVAAARKWRLDQVPLTAPAPPKVKPRITAREGFEVDHQEDENLPPVFTTVPTDKKIVFLTIDDGAEKDPRFLSMMRELKIPYTAFLSNYLVKDDYGYFRKMQSYGNTVDNHTLTHPYLPGLSYEQQRDEICGMQDIMEKQYGKRPEVLRPPYGDYNQDTLRAAKSCGIKYAPIWNEEVFVDHWEYREDDKRLRRGDIVLTHFRGTDEWDGTMVDDMRRFLDKVTREGYAVARLEDYL; encoded by the coding sequence ATGCGACATGTAGGACAAAATGACAAACTCCGGGCACGCTCCCGGTCCCTGGCCGTCCGCTGCTCGGTCGCCGCCCTGGCCACCGCCGCGGCCCTCACCGGCTGCTCGGGCTCCGGCTCCGCCCCCGCGGGCCGGCAAGGCCCCGCCGACGCCCCTGACGCCACATCGGCCCGCCTCGCGGAGCAGCGGCGCATGGTGGCAGCGGCCCGCAAGTGGCGGCTCGACCAGGTCCCGCTCACGGCCCCGGCCCCGCCCAAGGTCAAGCCGAGGATCACCGCCCGCGAGGGCTTCGAGGTGGACCACCAGGAGGACGAGAACCTGCCCCCGGTCTTCACCACCGTCCCCACCGACAAGAAGATCGTCTTCCTCACGATCGACGACGGCGCCGAGAAAGACCCCCGGTTCCTCTCGATGATGCGGGAGCTGAAGATCCCGTACACCGCCTTCCTCAGCAACTACCTGGTGAAGGACGACTACGGCTACTTCCGCAAGATGCAGTCGTACGGGAACACCGTCGACAACCACACCCTGACCCACCCCTACCTGCCCGGCCTCTCCTACGAGCAGCAGCGGGACGAGATCTGCGGCATGCAGGACATCATGGAGAAGCAGTACGGCAAGCGCCCCGAGGTCCTGCGCCCGCCCTACGGCGACTACAACCAGGACACCCTGCGCGCCGCCAAGTCCTGCGGCATCAAGTACGCGCCCATCTGGAACGAAGAGGTCTTCGTCGACCACTGGGAGTACCGCGAGGACGACAAGAGGCTCAGACGCGGCGACATCGTCCTCACCCACTTCCGGGGCACCGACGAGTGGGACGGCACGATGGTCGACGACATGCGCCGCTTCCTCGACAAGGTCACCCGCGAGGGATACGCCGTGGCACGCCTGGAGGACTACCTGTGA
- a CDS encoding class I SAM-dependent methyltransferase, with translation MNDQLSALQGFHALRTDEGQALLDEVRGTAPADELAVATRLRRTHPAGLVSAALGQARLRQRAAAKFGAEDAERMFFTPNGVEQSTRASVAAYRAERMRTLGITSVADLCCGIGGDALALARAGIRVLAVDRDPLTAAVARANAEVLGLAELIEVREADVTEVDTAGYDAVFVDPARRGGRGRIFDPEAYSPPLSWAVATALAAPRAALKIAPGIPHEAVPAEAEAEWISDGGDVKEAVLWFGTGIPGGVRATLLPGPRGLQGRGLPDPAVRPPGRYLYEPDGAVIRAHLVAEVAEELDGGLLDETIAYITADELRPTPYASAYEITDRMPFNVKKLKALLRERQVGNLTVKKRGSAVEPEELRRKVKPQGPNSATVFMTRVAGAPTMLIGHPA, from the coding sequence GTGAACGACCAGCTCTCCGCCCTCCAGGGATTCCACGCGCTGCGCACCGACGAGGGCCAAGCCCTCCTCGACGAGGTGCGCGGCACCGCACCGGCCGACGAACTCGCCGTCGCCACCCGGCTGCGCCGCACCCACCCGGCCGGCCTGGTGTCGGCCGCGCTCGGCCAGGCCCGGCTGCGCCAGCGGGCGGCCGCCAAGTTCGGGGCGGAGGACGCGGAGCGGATGTTCTTCACGCCGAACGGGGTCGAGCAGTCGACACGGGCGAGCGTGGCGGCGTACCGCGCGGAGCGGATGCGGACGCTCGGCATCACCTCGGTCGCCGACCTGTGCTGCGGGATCGGCGGCGACGCGCTCGCGCTGGCCCGCGCCGGAATCCGGGTGCTCGCCGTGGACCGGGACCCGCTGACGGCGGCCGTGGCGCGGGCCAACGCCGAGGTACTGGGGCTGGCCGAGCTGATCGAGGTGCGCGAGGCCGACGTCACCGAGGTCGACACCGCCGGGTACGACGCGGTGTTCGTGGACCCCGCCCGGCGCGGCGGACGCGGCCGGATCTTCGACCCGGAGGCGTACTCACCGCCCCTGTCCTGGGCCGTGGCCACCGCGCTCGCCGCGCCCCGCGCCGCCCTGAAGATCGCGCCCGGCATCCCGCACGAGGCGGTGCCCGCCGAGGCCGAGGCCGAGTGGATCTCGGACGGCGGCGACGTGAAGGAGGCCGTGCTGTGGTTCGGCACCGGCATCCCCGGCGGTGTCCGCGCCACCCTGCTGCCGGGCCCGCGCGGCCTCCAGGGCCGGGGCCTGCCCGACCCGGCGGTCCGCCCGCCCGGCCGGTACCTCTACGAGCCGGACGGCGCCGTGATCCGCGCCCACTTGGTCGCGGAGGTCGCCGAGGAGCTGGACGGCGGCCTGCTGGACGAGACGATCGCCTACATCACCGCCGACGAGCTGCGCCCCACCCCGTACGCCTCCGCCTACGAGATCACCGACCGGATGCCGTTCAACGTCAAGAAGCTCAAGGCGCTGCTGCGGGAGCGGCAGGTGGGCAACCTGACCGTGAAGAAGCGCGGCTCGGCGGTCGAGCCGGAGGAACTGCGCCGCAAGGTCAAGCCGCAGGGACCGAACTCGGCGACGGTGTTCATGACCCGCGTGGCGGGCGCTCCGACCATGCTGATCGGGCACCCGGCGTAG
- a CDS encoding LacI family DNA-binding transcriptional regulator yields the protein MKPSKTAVPRSATLAEIAREAGVSAPTVSKVLNGRADVAAATRTRVEELLRVHGYRRRRAEVTRSPLIDLVFHELESAWAMEVIRGVENVARDAGLSVVLSESAGRLTPGRTWADQVAGRRPHGVILVLSGLDESQRALLTSRSVPFVVMDPAGDPGADVPSVGATNWQGGLAATRHLVDLGHTRIGAISGPSRMMCARARLDGYRAALETAGLPADPALIREGDFHHESGHRLGLELLGRPDRPTAVFAGNDLQALGLYEAARELGLRVPEDLSIVGFDDLPVARWVGPPLTTVRQPLTEMAEAAARLVLELGRQDRERTATRLELATSLVVRSSTAAPAG from the coding sequence ATGAAGCCGTCGAAGACCGCAGTACCGCGCAGCGCCACGCTCGCCGAGATCGCCCGGGAGGCCGGGGTGTCGGCTCCGACTGTTTCGAAGGTGCTCAACGGGAGGGCCGACGTGGCGGCGGCCACCCGTACCCGTGTCGAGGAGCTGCTGCGCGTCCACGGCTACCGCCGCAGGCGGGCCGAGGTCACCCGCTCGCCGCTGATCGACCTGGTCTTCCACGAGCTGGAGAGCGCCTGGGCGATGGAGGTCATCCGGGGCGTGGAGAACGTGGCCCGCGACGCGGGGCTGAGCGTGGTGCTCTCCGAGAGCGCCGGACGCCTCACGCCGGGCCGGACCTGGGCCGACCAGGTGGCCGGTCGCCGGCCGCACGGGGTGATCCTGGTGCTGTCCGGGCTCGACGAGTCCCAGCGGGCCCTGCTGACCAGCCGGTCCGTGCCCTTCGTGGTGATGGACCCGGCGGGCGACCCGGGGGCCGACGTCCCCTCGGTCGGCGCCACCAACTGGCAGGGCGGTCTGGCCGCCACCCGGCATCTGGTCGACCTCGGCCACACCCGGATCGGTGCCATCAGCGGCCCGTCCCGGATGATGTGCGCCCGCGCCCGCCTCGACGGCTACCGGGCGGCGCTGGAGACCGCCGGGCTGCCCGCCGACCCGGCGCTGATCAGGGAGGGCGACTTCCACCACGAGTCCGGCCACCGCCTGGGCCTGGAGCTGCTCGGCCGCCCGGACCGGCCCACGGCCGTCTTCGCGGGCAACGACCTCCAGGCGCTGGGGCTGTACGAGGCCGCCCGCGAGCTGGGGCTGCGCGTACCCGAGGACCTGAGCATCGTCGGCTTCGACGACCTGCCCGTCGCCCGCTGGGTGGGGCCGCCGCTGACCACCGTGCGCCAGCCGCTGACCGAGATGGCCGAGGCGGCGGCCCGGCTGGTGCTGGAGCTGGGGCGCCAGGACCGTGAGCGGACGGCCACGCGGCTGGAGCTGGCGACCAGCCTGGTGGTGCGGTCGAGCACGGCGGCCCCGGCCGGGTGA
- a CDS encoding ABC transporter substrate-binding protein, whose protein sequence is METYSRRWFLGAGTTALVSAAGLTACGSGGPGDSDGTLTAFVYGDDAAKVQAKAVSRFNDSAAARKAKGRVRLEKVPGAEYPAKLRTAMGSPNAPDVFFNWGGGSIRAYQEAGQVLDLTGTIAADPVLKNGFLPSVLASGALGGRAYGIPMRGMQPVILFYNRTLFAEHGLKPPATWDQLLDNNARLKKAGITPFALGGADIWPELMWLEYLVDRIGGPKVFDRIKNGDTAGWGDPAVLEAARTVRELVDGGAFGKGFSSVAYTNGGAPAALAKGKAAMHLMGSWEYSTQLGKFPDFARKHLGWCPFPEFEGGAGDIRNVVGNPTNYWSVNTRTGNKDAALAFLRTCASEQYARELIANGDVPATANADKLLDASPDPEFARFQYRMVREAPAFTLSWDQAVDPDAATPMLTEVNKLFVGKSSPERFVAALKELK, encoded by the coding sequence ATGGAGACCTACAGCAGACGCTGGTTCCTCGGCGCGGGCACCACCGCCCTCGTCTCGGCCGCCGGACTGACCGCCTGCGGTTCCGGCGGCCCCGGCGATTCGGACGGCACCCTCACGGCGTTCGTGTACGGCGACGACGCGGCGAAGGTGCAGGCGAAGGCGGTCTCCCGGTTCAACGACTCGGCGGCGGCCCGCAAGGCGAAGGGCCGCGTCAGGCTGGAGAAGGTGCCCGGCGCGGAGTACCCGGCCAAGCTGCGCACCGCGATGGGCTCGCCCAACGCCCCGGACGTGTTCTTCAACTGGGGCGGCGGCTCCATCCGGGCCTACCAGGAGGCCGGCCAGGTCCTCGACCTCACCGGCACCATCGCCGCCGACCCCGTGCTGAAGAACGGCTTCCTGCCCTCCGTGCTCGCCTCCGGAGCGCTCGGCGGCCGCGCGTACGGCATCCCGATGCGCGGCATGCAGCCCGTGATCCTCTTCTACAACAGGACCCTGTTCGCCGAGCACGGCCTGAAGCCGCCCGCGACCTGGGACCAGCTCCTCGACAACAACGCCAGGCTGAAGAAGGCCGGGATCACCCCGTTCGCCCTCGGCGGGGCGGACATCTGGCCCGAACTGATGTGGCTGGAGTACCTGGTGGACCGGATCGGCGGCCCGAAGGTCTTCGACCGGATCAAGAACGGCGACACGGCGGGCTGGGGCGACCCCGCCGTGCTCGAGGCCGCCCGGACGGTGCGGGAACTCGTCGACGGCGGCGCCTTCGGCAAGGGCTTCAGCTCGGTGGCCTACACCAACGGCGGGGCACCGGCCGCGCTCGCCAAGGGCAAGGCCGCGATGCATCTGATGGGGTCGTGGGAGTACTCCACCCAGCTCGGCAAGTTCCCGGACTTCGCCAGGAAGCACCTGGGCTGGTGCCCGTTCCCGGAGTTCGAGGGCGGCGCCGGTGACATCCGCAACGTGGTCGGCAACCCCACCAACTACTGGTCGGTGAACACCCGCACCGGGAACAAGGACGCGGCGCTCGCCTTCCTCCGGACCTGCGCCTCGGAGCAGTACGCCAGGGAGCTGATCGCCAACGGCGACGTCCCGGCCACCGCGAACGCGGACAAGCTCCTCGACGCCTCCCCCGACCCGGAGTTCGCCCGCTTCCAGTACCGGATGGTGCGCGAGGCCCCCGCCTTCACGCTGAGCTGGGACCAGGCGGTCGACCCGGACGCGGCCACGCCGATGCTGACCGAGGTCAACAAGCTGTTCGTGGGCAAGTCGTCCCCGGAGCGGTTCGTGGCGGCGCTGAAGGAGCTGAAGTGA
- a CDS encoding carbohydrate ABC transporter permease has product MRPARGAGRPHPSWALPAVLFFGLFALVPMVLAFGLSFTTWNGLGEPRPAGLANWHALLTDGRLTRSLTVTVALTAVSCAFQTTTALLLGVWAAGPQRNRAVLSAVFFVPFLLSSTAVSLLFYALLDPNFGIVPGDTLGTTSGAFLALVFVGGWQFIPFHTLIYQGGARQIPEVLYQAAAIDGAGRLRRFRSITLPQLRNTAATSGVLMVVGSLTYFETVLILTQGGPGTDTAILPYLMYESGFKAYDFGYASAIATFLVVAATALSLLLVRVTGFGAMRSTREGM; this is encoded by the coding sequence GTGAGGCCCGCGAGAGGCGCCGGACGCCCGCATCCCTCCTGGGCCCTGCCCGCCGTGCTCTTCTTCGGCCTCTTCGCCCTCGTCCCGATGGTCCTGGCGTTCGGCCTGTCCTTCACCACCTGGAACGGCCTCGGCGAGCCGCGCCCGGCGGGACTCGCCAACTGGCACGCGCTGCTGACCGACGGCCGGCTGACCCGCTCGCTGACCGTCACCGTCGCACTGACCGCGGTGAGCTGCGCCTTCCAGACGACCACCGCCCTGCTGCTCGGGGTCTGGGCGGCGGGCCCGCAGCGCAACCGGGCGGTCCTGTCGGCGGTCTTCTTCGTGCCGTTCCTGCTGTCCTCGACCGCGGTCTCGCTGCTCTTCTACGCCCTGCTCGACCCCAACTTCGGCATCGTGCCCGGCGACACGCTCGGCACGACGTCCGGGGCCTTCCTCGCCCTCGTCTTCGTCGGCGGCTGGCAGTTCATCCCCTTCCACACCCTGATCTACCAGGGCGGCGCCCGGCAGATCCCCGAGGTGCTCTACCAGGCGGCGGCCATCGACGGCGCCGGACGCCTGCGCCGGTTCCGCTCCATCACCCTGCCCCAGCTCCGCAACACCGCGGCCACCTCCGGTGTGCTGATGGTCGTCGGCTCGCTGACCTACTTCGAGACCGTGCTGATCCTGACCCAGGGCGGTCCGGGCACGGACACCGCGATCCTGCCGTACCTGATGTACGAGTCGGGCTTCAAGGCCTACGACTTCGGCTACGCGAGCGCCATCGCCACCTTCCTCGTCGTGGCCGCCACCGCGCTGTCGCTGCTGCTGGTCCGGGTGACCGGCTTCGGCGCCATGCGCAGCACCCGGGAAGGGATGTGA
- a CDS encoding carbohydrate ABC transporter permease, producing MTRPANPLAGLGALVWLAVVLVPVYVMLSVSLTRQDEALGANALRPPRHPTLANYGTVLDNGFGHFLANTVLVAAVVVGIVLVLCVPLAYVAVRTRGFWSGAAFRLFLLGVAVPAQAVVVPLYLMITKLHLYDSLLAVALPTAAFAMPVSVLVLTGTLRDVPEELYEAMALDGASPARMLFRLVVPLARGGIGTVVVYASLQAWNGFLFPLIFTQSEDSRVLTLGLFTYVSQFGVDIPALLASVVLSGVPVFAVYLVARRTLVGGLMGAGGK from the coding sequence GTGACCCGCCCGGCCAACCCGCTGGCGGGCCTCGGCGCGCTGGTCTGGCTCGCCGTCGTCCTCGTCCCGGTCTACGTGATGCTGTCGGTGTCCCTGACCCGCCAGGACGAGGCGCTGGGCGCCAACGCCCTCCGGCCGCCGCGCCACCCCACCCTCGCCAACTACGGCACCGTCCTCGACAACGGGTTCGGCCACTTCCTGGCCAACACCGTGCTCGTCGCCGCGGTGGTGGTGGGGATCGTCCTGGTCCTGTGCGTCCCGCTGGCGTACGTGGCCGTGCGCACCCGCGGCTTCTGGTCGGGCGCGGCCTTCAGGCTCTTCCTGCTGGGCGTGGCCGTCCCCGCGCAGGCGGTGGTGGTCCCGCTCTACCTGATGATCACCAAGCTGCACCTGTACGACAGCCTGCTCGCCGTCGCGCTGCCCACGGCGGCCTTCGCCATGCCGGTGTCGGTACTGGTGCTCACCGGCACCCTGCGGGACGTCCCCGAGGAGCTGTACGAGGCGATGGCCCTGGACGGCGCGTCCCCGGCGCGGATGCTGTTCCGGCTCGTCGTGCCGCTGGCCAGGGGCGGCATCGGCACCGTCGTCGTCTACGCGTCCCTCCAGGCGTGGAACGGCTTCCTCTTCCCGCTGATCTTCACCCAGTCCGAGGACAGCCGCGTGCTGACGCTCGGCCTGTTCACCTACGTCAGCCAGTTCGGGGTGGACATCCCCGCCCTGCTCGCCTCGGTCGTCCTCTCCGGCGTCCCCGTGTTCGCCGTGTACCTGGTGGCCCGGCGCACCCTGGTCGGCGGCCTGATGGGCGCGGGCGGCAAGTGA
- a CDS encoding glycoside hydrolase family 3 N-terminal domain-containing protein, whose product MTTAAWRDPALPAAVRVEDLLSRMTPAEKTAQLYGVWVGAGPDGGEVAPLQSEMSAVPDWDALITHGLGQLTRSFGTAPVAAERGARALAATQRRIAAANRFGIPALAHEECLAGFTAWGATAYPVPLAWGASFDPALVAEVGARIGRDLRSAGVHQGLAPVLDVVRDPRWGRVEETIGEDPYLVGTVGAAYVGGLESAGIVATLKHFAGYASSAGARNLAPVRAGARELADVTLPPFELALREGGARSVMAAYTETDGVPASADARLLTGVLRERWGFTGTVVADYFGVGFLRTQHRLAGDRAGAAHLALEAGVDVELPTVDCYGTPLLDAVRAGRVPEALIDRAARRVLLQKCELGLLDPDWRPEPAGPVDLDPPEGRALARRLAEESVILLENPAGLLPLAPGSRIAVVGPRAADPLAMLGCYSFPAHVLPHHPGTPAGIAIPTVLDALRAELPDAKLTFAEGCGVSDADDSGFAAAVAGAAGADVCVAVLGDRAGLFGRGTSGEGCDAADLRLPGVQGELLDALVATGTPVVLVLLTGRPYALGRWEGRLGAVVQGFFPGEEGGPALAGVLSGRVNPSGRLPVSVPRGPGGQPWTYLQPPLGLAGEVSSLDPTPLHPFGHGLSYTTFAWTDFGAAKAETGTDGSYDITVTVRNTGDRAGAEVVQLYLHDPVASVTRPDIRLVGYQRVELAPGEARRITFAFHADLASFTGVAGVRIVEPGALELRLGPSSAEVRHTTRLRLTGPVREVGPDRVLRCGTTVTPAG is encoded by the coding sequence ATGACCACCGCCGCCTGGCGTGACCCCGCCCTGCCCGCCGCCGTACGCGTCGAGGACCTGCTGTCCCGGATGACGCCGGCGGAGAAGACCGCCCAGTTGTACGGCGTCTGGGTGGGCGCCGGTCCGGACGGCGGTGAAGTCGCCCCGCTGCAGAGCGAGATGAGCGCGGTGCCGGACTGGGACGCGCTGATCACCCACGGTCTCGGCCAGCTCACCCGCTCCTTCGGCACCGCCCCGGTCGCCGCCGAGCGGGGCGCCCGCGCGCTCGCCGCCACCCAGCGCAGGATCGCCGCCGCGAACCGCTTCGGCATCCCGGCGCTCGCCCACGAGGAGTGCCTGGCCGGGTTCACCGCCTGGGGCGCCACCGCCTACCCGGTACCGCTCGCCTGGGGCGCCTCCTTCGATCCGGCGCTGGTGGCCGAGGTGGGCGCCCGCATCGGCCGGGACCTGCGCTCGGCCGGCGTCCACCAGGGCCTCGCCCCGGTGCTCGACGTGGTCCGCGACCCGCGCTGGGGCCGGGTGGAGGAGACCATCGGCGAGGACCCGTACCTGGTCGGCACGGTCGGCGCCGCCTACGTGGGCGGGCTGGAGTCGGCCGGGATCGTGGCCACGCTCAAGCACTTCGCCGGGTACGCGTCCTCGGCGGGCGCCCGGAACCTCGCCCCGGTGCGGGCGGGCGCGCGGGAGTTGGCGGACGTGACGCTGCCGCCCTTCGAGCTGGCGCTGCGCGAGGGCGGGGCGCGGTCGGTGATGGCGGCGTACACCGAGACCGACGGGGTGCCCGCCTCGGCCGACGCCCGGCTGTTGACCGGGGTGCTGCGCGAGCGGTGGGGCTTCACCGGCACGGTGGTCGCGGACTACTTCGGCGTCGGCTTCCTGCGCACCCAGCACCGGCTGGCCGGGGACCGCGCCGGGGCGGCTCACCTGGCCCTGGAGGCGGGCGTGGACGTGGAGCTGCCCACCGTCGACTGCTACGGCACCCCGCTGCTGGACGCCGTACGCGCGGGCCGCGTCCCGGAGGCCCTCATCGACCGGGCGGCCCGCCGGGTGCTGCTCCAGAAGTGCGAACTGGGCCTGCTGGACCCCGACTGGCGTCCGGAACCGGCCGGCCCCGTCGACCTGGACCCGCCGGAGGGGCGCGCGCTGGCCCGGAGGCTGGCCGAGGAGTCGGTGATCCTGCTGGAGAACCCGGCGGGGCTGCTCCCGCTCGCCCCCGGCTCCCGGATCGCGGTGGTCGGCCCGCGCGCGGCGGACCCGCTGGCCATGCTCGGCTGCTACTCCTTCCCGGCCCACGTCCTCCCCCACCACCCCGGCACCCCGGCCGGCATCGCCATCCCGACCGTGCTGGACGCGCTGCGGGCCGAACTCCCGGACGCGAAGCTGACGTTCGCCGAGGGCTGCGGGGTGTCGGACGCGGACGACTCCGGGTTCGCCGCGGCGGTGGCCGGCGCGGCCGGGGCCGACGTGTGCGTGGCGGTGCTCGGCGACCGGGCGGGCCTGTTCGGGCGCGGCACCTCCGGCGAGGGCTGCGACGCGGCGGACCTCCGGCTGCCCGGCGTACAGGGCGAGCTGCTGGACGCGCTGGTGGCGACCGGCACGCCGGTGGTGCTGGTGCTGCTCACCGGGCGCCCCTACGCGCTGGGCCGCTGGGAGGGCCGGCTCGGCGCGGTGGTGCAGGGCTTCTTCCCCGGCGAGGAGGGCGGCCCGGCACTGGCCGGGGTCCTGTCGGGCCGGGTGAACCCCTCCGGGCGGCTCCCGGTGAGCGTGCCGCGCGGGCCCGGCGGACAACCGTGGACCTACCTCCAGCCCCCGCTGGGCCTGGCCGGCGAGGTCAGCAGCCTGGACCCGACCCCGCTGCACCCCTTCGGCCACGGCCTGTCGTACACCACGTTCGCCTGGACGGACTTCGGCGCGGCAAAGGCGGAGACCGGCACGGACGGCTCGTACGACATCACGGTGACCGTGCGCAACACCGGGGACCGGGCGGGCGCGGAGGTGGTGCAGCTCTATCTGCACGACCCGGTGGCCTCGGTGACCCGGCCGGACATACGGCTGGTCGGCTACCAGCGGGTGGAGCTCGCGCCCGGCGAGGCCCGCCGGATCACCTTCGCCTTCCACGCCGACCTGGCGTCCTTCACCGGGGTCGCGGGGGTACGGATCGTCGAGCCGGGCGCGCTGGAGCTGCGCCTCGGGCCGTCCAGCGCCGAGGTACGGCACACCACACGGCTGCGGCTGACGGGGCCGGTGCGGGAGGTCGGGCCGGACCGGGTGCTGCGCTGCGGGACCACGGTGACACCGGCCGGGTGA
- the tsaD gene encoding tRNA (adenosine(37)-N6)-threonylcarbamoyltransferase complex transferase subunit TsaD, which translates to MADEPLVLGIETSCDETGVGIVRGTTLLADAVASSVDEHARFGGVVPEVASRAHLEAMVPTIDRALKEAGVSARDLDGIAVTAGPGLAGALLVGVSAAKAYAYALGKPLYGVNHLASHICVDQLEHGPLPEPTMALLVSGGHSSLLLSSDITSDVRPMGATIDDAAGEAFDKIARVLNLGFPGGPVIDRYAREGDPTAIAFPRGLSGPRDPAYDFSFSGLKTAVARWIEAKRAAGEEVPVRDVAASFQEAVVDVLTRKAVRACKDEGVDHLMIGGGVAANSRLRALAQERCERAGIRLRVPRPKLCTDNGAMVAALGAEMVARNRAASDWDLSADSSLPVTDPHVPGTGHTHDHDHVHEVSKENLYS; encoded by the coding sequence ATGGCTGACGAACCTCTCGTCCTCGGCATCGAGACCTCCTGCGACGAGACCGGCGTCGGCATCGTGCGCGGCACCACCCTGCTCGCCGACGCGGTCGCCTCCAGCGTCGACGAGCACGCCCGCTTCGGCGGTGTCGTGCCCGAGGTGGCGTCCCGCGCGCATCTGGAGGCGATGGTCCCGACCATCGACCGCGCGCTGAAGGAGGCGGGCGTCTCCGCCCGCGACCTCGACGGCATCGCCGTCACCGCGGGCCCCGGCCTCGCGGGCGCCCTGCTGGTCGGTGTCTCGGCGGCCAAGGCGTACGCCTACGCCCTGGGCAAGCCGCTCTACGGCGTGAACCACCTCGCCTCGCACATCTGCGTGGACCAGTTGGAGCACGGCCCGCTGCCCGAGCCGACCATGGCGCTGCTGGTCTCCGGCGGCCACTCCTCGCTGCTGCTCTCCTCGGACATCACCTCCGACGTCCGGCCGATGGGCGCCACCATCGACGACGCGGCCGGTGAGGCGTTCGACAAGATCGCCCGCGTGCTGAACCTGGGCTTCCCCGGGGGCCCGGTCATCGACCGCTACGCCCGCGAGGGCGACCCGACGGCCATCGCCTTCCCGCGCGGTCTGAGCGGTCCCCGCGACCCCGCCTACGACTTCTCCTTCTCCGGCCTGAAGACCGCCGTGGCCCGCTGGATCGAGGCCAAGCGCGCGGCCGGCGAGGAGGTGCCCGTCCGGGACGTGGCCGCCTCCTTCCAGGAGGCCGTGGTGGACGTGCTGACCCGCAAGGCGGTGCGTGCCTGCAAGGACGAGGGCGTCGACCACCTGATGATCGGCGGCGGTGTCGCGGCCAACTCCCGGCTGCGGGCGCTGGCCCAGGAGCGCTGCGAGCGGGCCGGTATCCGGCTGCGCGTGCCGCGTCCCAAGCTGTGCACGGACAACGGCGCGATGGTCGCCGCGCTCGGCGCCGAGATGGTCGCCCGCAACCGGGCCGCCTCCGACTGGGACCTGTCCGCCGACTCCTCCCTGCCGGTCACCGACCCGCACGTGCCGGGCACCGGCCACACGCACGACCACGACCACGTGCACGAGGTCAGCAAGGAGAACCTCTACTCATGA
- the rimI gene encoding ribosomal protein S18-alanine N-acetyltransferase, producing the protein MRWWDIDRVLDLEKDLFPEDAWSRGMFWSELSHARGDGATRRYLVAENGGRLVGYAGLASSGDLGDVQTIAVARDQQGTGLGARLLTELLRAATAFECAEVMLECRVDNIRAQKLYERFGFVPIGFRRGYYQPGNVDALVMRLTDPSSSLEDVQGTEING; encoded by the coding sequence ATGCGCTGGTGGGACATCGACCGGGTCCTCGACCTGGAGAAGGACCTGTTCCCCGAGGACGCCTGGTCGCGGGGCATGTTCTGGTCCGAGCTGTCCCACGCGCGGGGCGACGGCGCCACCCGGCGCTACCTCGTCGCCGAGAACGGCGGCCGGCTCGTCGGGTACGCCGGGCTCGCCTCCTCGGGCGACCTCGGCGACGTCCAGACCATCGCCGTCGCCCGCGACCAGCAGGGCACCGGCCTCGGCGCCCGCCTGCTGACCGAGCTGCTGCGGGCCGCCACCGCCTTCGAGTGCGCGGAGGTGATGCTGGAGTGCCGGGTGGACAACATCCGCGCGCAGAAGCTCTACGAGCGCTTCGGCTTCGTCCCCATCGGCTTCCGGCGCGGCTACTACCAGCCGGGCAACGTGGACGCCCTGGTCATGCGCCTGACCGACCCCTCATCCTCCCTGGAAGACGTACAAGGAACCGAGATCAATGGCTGA